Proteins found in one Hyla sarda isolate aHylSar1 chromosome 7, aHylSar1.hap1, whole genome shotgun sequence genomic segment:
- the LOC130282998 gene encoding protein spinster homolog 1-like has protein sequence MASPQDPLLKEEEEAMEDHSDMDVEKGDIPERQNLPSLSVMSTARSIITVVILAFVNLLIYANRSSVAGVLPYIQKAYDTNASLSGLLNTLFIGSYVLVAPIAGYLGDHCNKKYTVCAGVIVWLSMTLTLSFIPDGYFLLFLLTSGLVGAGEATFCTIAPSIIADLFTSDQRTRMLNVFYSVIPVGCGLGYIIGPKVTDAARGDWHWAFRVTPGLGLIAVALMILVTKELPRTTTNGKKNNKSQKFAKWATDLKKLFKNRSFMLTTMGSTAVSFIVGAIGVWGPSYLTHARTLLQEKDPCRAEPCDYHDILIFGVVTVVSGILGVVAGTEISKRYRKSNPRADPLVCGCAMMLSAPFLLLALTFGNISLVATNIFIFIGETLLSVNFTLISDIILKVVTPWRRSSALAVQMTIYHLLGDAGSPYLIGLISDTYERGYAKSPLLKYRSLEYALMTCTIMAVIGGAFFMATALYIERDEKEAEMESEPPSSSSSSLLPADEDRAPD, from the coding sequence atggcctctccacaagacccattgctgaaggaggaggaagaagcaatggaggaccatagtgatatggatgtagaaaagggcgatatccctgagaggcagaacctgccatctctaagcgtgatgtccaccgcacgttccatcatcaccgtagtgatcctcgcctttgttaatttgctcatctatgcaaatcgctccagcgtggcaggggtgctgccttatatacagaaagcatatgacaccaatgctagtctgtccggcttattgaatacattgttcattggaagctacgtgctggtcgcaccaattgccggatatttgggcgaccactgtaataagaaatatactgtttgcgcaggagtcatcgtttggctgagcatgacacttaccctgtcattcatccctgacgggtacttcctgctcttcctgctgacgagtggactggttggagccggagaggcgaccttctgcaccatcgccccctcaatcattgcagacctttttacaagtgaccagcggacccgcatgctgaacgtgttttactccgtcatacctgtaggctgcggactaggatacatcatcgggcccaaagtgactgatgcagcaaggggcgattggcactgggcatttcgggtcacccctggcctgggcctcatagctgtggctttgatgattttggtcacaaaggagcttccaagaacgactacaaacgggaagaagaacaacaaatcccagaagtttgccaaatgggcgacagatctgaaaaaactattcaaaaatcgaagcttcatgttaaccaccatgggatcgacggctgtatccttcatagtgggagccataggtgtatggggtccgtcatacctgacccacgcacgaacactcctacaagagaaggacccttgccgtgctgaaccgtgtgactatcacgacatcctaatatttggtgtggttacagtcgtttccggcattctgggagttgtagcagggacggagataagtaaaagatatcgcaaatccaacccacgggcggacccgcttgtgtgtggatgcgcgatgatgctctccgccccttttcttctgttggcattgacttttggcaacatcagcctcgttgccaccaacatcttcatcttcatcggagagacgcttctgtcagtaaatttcaccctcatatctgacattatactaaaagtagtaactccgtggaggagatcttcagccctggccgtgcagatgacaatctatcacctcctaggtgacgccggcagcccgtacctcatcggcctgatatctgacacctacgaacgaggatatgccaaatcccctcttctgaaataccgcagcctggagtatgccctcatgacctgcaccataatggcagtcatcggaggggccttcttcatggccacggccctatatatagagagggacgaaaaagaagcagagatggaatcagaacctccgtcatcctcctcctcctcactgcttcctgccgatgaggaccgcgctccagactga